One Brassica napus cultivar Da-Ae chromosome C2, Da-Ae, whole genome shotgun sequence DNA window includes the following coding sequences:
- the LOC125581642 gene encoding ribulose-phosphate 3-epimerase, chloroplastic-like isoform X2, whose translation MGSVLGLKGRSFTNPLPSLSPELAGCDWIHVDVMDGRFVPNIIIGLLVVDALRPVTDLPLDVHLMIMEPDQRVPDFIKAGADIVSVHCEQSSTIHLHRTVNQVH comes from the exons ATGGGTTCGGTCTTAGGCCTCAAAGGTCGCTCCTTTACCAACccacttccttctctttctccag AGTTGGCAGGTTGTGATTGGATCCATGTTGATGTGATGGACGGTCGTTTTGTTCCAAATATCATAATTGGACTTCTCGTGGTTGATGCTTTGCGCCCTGTGACTGATCTTCCCTTGGATGTTCATCTT ATGATAATGGAGCCGGATCAGAGAGTACCAGATTTCATCAAAGCCGGTGCAGATATAGTCAGTGTACATTGTGAGCAGTCATCAACTATCCATTTGCATCGCACTGTCAATCAAGTACATTGA
- the LOC106377382 gene encoding organic cation/carnitine transporter 2, whose product MAEPTQPLLNDSNSSPPRSLDDTIESYIGSFGWAQFLQATLVSFSGVFDAQQTFISVFTDFEPKWHCTESFCHDSISNICILPKTSWSWDFPPHVSVISEWGLQCSGSFVKGLPESSFFVGCLIGGLILSTLADSSLGRKNMLFLSCLLMSISTMLTVFSPNIWVYAFLRFVNGFGRATIGTCALVLSTELVGKRWRGRVGIMSFFGFMLGFLSLPAMAYMNRGNSWRILYIWTSVPTIIYCVLVRYFVCESPRWLFVRGRREEAISILKRVASIPMSDGTMSFSSLPTEEEDEKPSVNIYAAMKVLVEKRWALRRLTAVMAVAFGIGLVYYGMPLALSNLDFNVYMSAAFNALMDLPANLITLFLVDKLSRRNALIGFTALGGVSSVLIFALPNMRIGSHGTLQLVLELISYFCACSAFNIEMIYTIELFPTCVRNSAIAMTRQALVLGGVFSPIMVAAGRKNGFWSFGLFGLAIGLLGLFAVALPETRGSDLCDTMDEEECKDRQGNNDIISSVIA is encoded by the coding sequence ATGGCTGAACCAACTCAGCCGCTTCTGAACGATTCAAACTCGTCACCGCCGAGATCCCTCGACGACACGATCGAGAGTTACATTGGAAGCTTTGGGTGGGCCCAGTTCCTCCAGGCCACATTAGTCTCCTTCTCAGGAGTTTTCGACGCTCAACAGACATTCATCTCCGTCTTCACAGACTTCGAACCCAAATGGCACTGCACCGAGTCGTTCTGTCACGACTCCATCTCCAACATCTGCATCCTTCCCAAAACCTCATGGTCCTGGGACTTCCCTCCTCACGTCTCCGTCATCTCCGAGTGGGGTCTCCAATGCTCAGGCTCGTTCGTCAAAGGCTTGCCTGAGAGTTCCTTCTTCGTCGGGTGTTTAATCGGAGGTTTGATTCTCTCAACGTTAGCAGATTCTTCTCTCGGTCGTAAGAACATGCTGTTTCTCTCCTGTCTCTTGATGTCGATATCAACGATGCTTACGGTTTTCTCGCCGAACATCTGGGTTTACGCTTTTCTCCGGTTCGTTAACGGGTTTGGTCGAGCGACGATCGGGACGTGTGCGCTTGTTCTCTCGACGGAGCTTGTCGGAAAGAGGTGGCGAGGACGTGTCGGGATCATGAGCTTCTTCGGCTTCATGCTTGGCTTCTTGTCTCTCCCTGCCATGGCTTATATGAATAGAGGGAACTCGTGGAGGATACTCTACATCTGGACCTCGGTTCCGACCATAATCTACTGTGTTCTGGTTCGGTATTTCGTCTGCGAGTCTCCGAGGTGGCTGTTCGTTAGAGGTCGTAGAGAAGAAGCCATTTCGATTCTCAAAAGAGTTGCTTCGATTCCTATGAGTGATGGTACCATGAGCTTTTCGAGCTTACCAACTGAGGAGGAAGACGAGAAGCCTAGTGTTAACATCTACGCGGCCATGAAGGTGTTGGTGGAAAAAAGATGGGCGCTTAGGAGATTAACCGCGGTTATGGCGGTTGCGTTTGGGATCGGTTTGGTCTACTACGGGATGCCTTTAGCGTTATCCAATCTCGATTTCAACGTTTATATGAGTGCAGCGTTTAACGCGTTGATGGATTTGCCAGCGAACCTCATAACGCTTTTCCTCGTGGACAAACTCAGCAGGAGAAACGCACTCATCGGGTTTACGGCCTTAGGAGGTGTCTCGAGCGTTCTCATATTCGCGTTACCGAATATGAGAATCGGGAGCCACGGGACGTTACAATTGGTATTAGAGCTGATCTCTTACTTTTGCGCGTGTTCGGCTTTTAACATTGAGATGATATACACAATCGAGTTGTTTCCGACATGCGTGAGGAACTCGGCGATCGCAATGACTAGACAGGCATTGGTGCTTGGTGGGGTTTTCAGCCCGATTATGGTGGCAGCTGGTCGGAAAAACGGGTTCTGGTCGTTCGGGTTGTTTGGTTTAGCTATAGGCTTGCTTGGTTTGTTTGCCGTCGCGTTGCCAGAGACTAGAGGGAGTGATCTATGCGACACTATGGACGAGGAAGAGTGCAAAGATCGGCAGGGTAACAATGATATCATTAGTAGTGTGATTGCATGA
- the LOC125581642 gene encoding ribulose-phosphate 3-epimerase, chloroplastic-like isoform X1 produces MGSVLGLKGRSFTNPLPSLSPVELAGCDWIHVDVMDGRFVPNIIIGLLVVDALRPVTDLPLDVHLMIMEPDQRVPDFIKAGADIVSVHCEQSSTIHLHRTVNQVH; encoded by the exons ATGGGTTCGGTCTTAGGCCTCAAAGGTCGCTCCTTTACCAACccacttccttctctttctccag tAGAGTTGGCAGGTTGTGATTGGATCCATGTTGATGTGATGGACGGTCGTTTTGTTCCAAATATCATAATTGGACTTCTCGTGGTTGATGCTTTGCGCCCTGTGACTGATCTTCCCTTGGATGTTCATCTT ATGATAATGGAGCCGGATCAGAGAGTACCAGATTTCATCAAAGCCGGTGCAGATATAGTCAGTGTACATTGTGAGCAGTCATCAACTATCCATTTGCATCGCACTGTCAATCAAGTACATTGA